A region of the Corynebacterium endometrii genome:
TGTGCCACAAGCTCACCCTGGAGGAATGGAACGAGCGCGGCTGGGGCCGCCGCTACGTGGACAACGTGATGCGCCTGACCTCGGCGCTGCAATAGCGCGCGGAATCCACCCGCGCTAGGCGGGGTGCCGCGCGGTGGAATAGAGCATCCCGGCAAGCGCCACCGCGGAGCACACAACCATGCCGGTGACCATGCCCACAGCGGGGTTGGCGGCCAGGCCCACCAGCGGGGACATGACCGCGCCCATAAGCGCCTGCGCAAACCCCATCTCGGCGGAGACGGAGCCGGAGCGCTCGCGCATGAGGCTGGTGGCCAGCGCCGTGGAGTTTGCCATGATGACCGCGGTGGGCGCGGCCACTAAGAACATGCCCACGAGCTTGAGGGCATCGGGCAGGTCCAGCATGACTATCGCGAACAGCAGCCACGAGGATACGAAGGAAGACCCCACCGCGATCCGGAGCATGGTCTTCGAGCCCAACCGCCCCACCAACCGCGCGTTGAGCAGCGAGGAGGAGAAGATGCCTAAGGAAATGAGCGCGAAAATCAGCGAGTAACCGGACGCGCTAAAGCCCATCTGCTCCTGGATGATGAACGGGCTGGATGCAACGTAGCAAAACATCGTGCCAAAACTCATGGCCATCGCCAGCAGGTAGCCCCAGATCAGCGGGCTTTTAAGCACCGCGACGTAGTTACCGGCCACCGCACCGGCGAAGGCGCGCACGCTGGCCACTTCCTTCACGCTGCCGGTTTCCGGCACAACCGCCCAGGCGATGAGCAGCTGAATGACGTGGAGGCCCGCCAGCGCCCAGTGGATTCCGCGCCAGCCCACGGGCTCGGCCAGCAGCCCGCCGATGACGGGCGCCACGGCCGGCGCCAGACCGTTGATGGCCATCAGCAGGGAAAATGCCTTGGCCGCGGAGTCGCCGCGGACCAGGTCCGGGATAATCGCGCGCGCCAGCACCACGCACGCGCCGCCGCCGAAGCCCTGGATGACGCGCGCGATGATGAGCACCCATACGCCCGGCGCCAGGGCCGCGATGACCGCCGCGAGCGCGGCCAGGACGGCACCGGCGAGCAGGAGCTTGCGCCTGCCCACCACGTCTGAGATGGGCCCAATTATCAACTGGCCCAAGCCCATGCCCGCGAAGAAGCCGGACAGGGTGAGCTGGGCGATGGACGTAGTGACGCCAAACTCCGCCGCGATGGCGGGGAGGACGGGCAGGTGCATGTCAGTTGCAAAAGGCGCTGTCGCTGTAAGAAGCGCCAACGCCATGAGCAGTGGAGTAGGAATCATAAGGAAAAAGTCTATACCCGCGCTCTACCAGCACGCGGAATCGCCAGTAGGGCTACACGTCCCGCTTCTGGAGGAGCAGCACGCCGGAAATCCACAGCACCGCTGACCACACGATGAATACCACCAGGTATCCGGTTGCCGAATCAAAAGGCGCGTCCGGCGGCGGCGCCATGTCGCTGGTCCAACGCTGGAAGGCGGTAAATGGCATGAAATTGACTATCTTTTCGCCAACCTTGGGCAGCAGCAGGATGAGACTATCGAGGCCCAAGTAAAGGATCAGGCTGATGGCCACGGTGCCCGCGGTCTGGCGCAACAGCAGGCCCAGGCCTTGGCCGAAGAGCACCAGGAGCACGGCGGCGAGCGGGGAGACCCAGAGGCTGTGGCGGCCCGCATCGGAGCCGAAGGGGTCGTAGCCCGCGGTGACTTCCTCGTTGCCGAAGAGCCCGCCAATGGCGTACGCGCCGGCCACGCCAACCAACACCAGCACGGCGGCGATAACCGCGTACAGCACGTATTTGGCCACCGGCACCTGCCAGCGGCGCGGATTGGCCATGTAGACGGTGGACTGCAGGCCGTAGCGGTACTCCGTGGTCACCACCATGATTGCCTGGATGAGCAGCACGGGCAGCGCGAGCGGGTACAGGGCTTGCACGGTCGCCTGCGGCGTAATCGGCCCCGCGGCCTCGATGCCCATGCTGTTGGCCAGTGAGGTGTTGAGCAAGGCCCAGCCCAGCAGGAAGAAGAAGAACACGCCGGTGGTCCACCAGAAAGACTTGGTGGTTCGCAGCTTGGTCCATTCGGCCTTCAAGGTTTTCATCTACTTGCCCTCCCCCTGCTCGGCCGGCTCGGAGCCGCCGCGGTACTGAACGGATTCGGCGGTCAGTTCCATGAACGCGTCCTCTAGCGAGGCCTGCTTTTCTGAAAGCTCCGTCAGCGGCACGCCC
Encoded here:
- a CDS encoding multidrug effflux MFS transporter, giving the protein MIPTPLLMALALLTATAPFATDMHLPVLPAIAAEFGVTTSIAQLTLSGFFAGMGLGQLIIGPISDVVGRRKLLLAGAVLAALAAVIAALAPGVWVLIIARVIQGFGGGACVVLARAIIPDLVRGDSAAKAFSLLMAINGLAPAVAPVIGGLLAEPVGWRGIHWALAGLHVIQLLIAWAVVPETGSVKEVASVRAFAGAVAGNYVAVLKSPLIWGYLLAMAMSFGTMFCYVASSPFIIQEQMGFSASGYSLIFALISLGIFSSSLLNARLVGRLGSKTMLRIAVGSSFVSSWLLFAIVMLDLPDALKLVGMFLVAAPTAVIMANSTALATSLMRERSGSVSAEMGFAQALMGAVMSPLVGLAANPAVGMVTGMVVCSAVALAGMLYSTARHPA
- a CDS encoding ABC transporter permease, which gives rise to MKTLKAEWTKLRTTKSFWWTTGVFFFFLLGWALLNTSLANSMGIEAAGPITPQATVQALYPLALPVLLIQAIMVVTTEYRYGLQSTVYMANPRRWQVPVAKYVLYAVIAAVLVLVGVAGAYAIGGLFGNEEVTAGYDPFGSDAGRHSLWVSPLAAVLLVLFGQGLGLLLRQTAGTVAISLILYLGLDSLILLLPKVGEKIVNFMPFTAFQRWTSDMAPPPDAPFDSATGYLVVFIVWSAVLWISGVLLLQKRDV